The Mycolicibacterium monacense genome contains the following window.
TCGATGACCGGCTGGACGCCGCGCGGCGACCGACGGTTGGCCGACTGAGATGTCCGAACTCCGTACGGTGATGCAGGCGCAGCGCGCCTGCAGGCGATTCGACCCGGACGGCAAGGTGCTCGACTCCGACATCGAGCAGATGCTGCAGATCGCGGTGCACGCACCGAGCGCCGAGAACACCCAGCCGTGGTCGTTCGTGGTGGTCCGCGACGAGGAGAACCGGAAACTGCTGGCGGACTGGTGGACGGAGACGTGGAACGCCGGAGGCGGCGACTTCGTCAAGCAGAGCGTCGAGGACAAGGTGCTCGTCGCCGACCTCGAATACGGTTTCTCCAGAGGCGGGTTCGCTGCGGCACCGGTCGTGGTGGTGGTCTGCGCCGACACCGACCGGGTCGCAGAGATCTACGCACCGTCCTCGATCTATCCGGCTGTGCAGAACATGCTGCTCGCCGCCGCCGACCTCGGCTACGGGTCATGTCTCACCACCGGCCTGACCACCTTCGGAGTCGACCGCGTCCGCGAACTGCTGGACCTGCCACAGAACCTGATCCCGATGGCGGCCGTGTACGTCGGCCGGCCGGCGCGCAAGCTGTCACCGCCCCGTCGTCGCCCCGCCACCGAGGTCACCTACCGCGAGAAGTTCGGCACCGCATGGTGACCGGATTCTCCCCGACCAGTGAGGTCGCTACATGTCATTGGCAATAACCGAAGATCACCGCGCGCTGGCCGATGTGGCCAAGTCGATGGTGGCAGGCCGCGGCGGGGTCGCGAACGCTCGCCGCATCCTGCTCGAACCGGAGACCGGCGGCCGGTGGTGGACCGACGACGGGCTGTGGAAGGAGATCGTGTCGACCGGTTGGCTCGGTCTGCACGTCGACGAACAGTTCGGGGGCCAGGGCTACGGACTGCCCGAGCTGACCATTGTGGCCGAACAACTCGGCCGCGCTGCGATCGGCGGACCGTTCCTGCCCACGGTCGCCGCGTCGGCCGTGATCGCCGAAATCGGCACCGACGAGCAGCGTCAGCGTTGGCTGCCGCAGTTGGTGTCCGGTGATGTCGTGGCCGGCATCGGGACGAAGAGTGATGCGGCTGTGCAGGATTCGCGGGTCTCGGCCACTGCGGTGCCCGTACTCGCCGAGGCGGCAGCCGACGTGTTCCTGCTTCCGGTCGGGGACGATCTGGTGCTC
Protein-coding sequences here:
- a CDS encoding nitroreductase family protein — its product is MSELRTVMQAQRACRRFDPDGKVLDSDIEQMLQIAVHAPSAENTQPWSFVVVRDEENRKLLADWWTETWNAGGGDFVKQSVEDKVLVADLEYGFSRGGFAAAPVVVVVCADTDRVAEIYAPSSIYPAVQNMLLAAADLGYGSCLTTGLTTFGVDRVRELLDLPQNLIPMAAVYVGRPARKLSPPRRRPATEVTYREKFGTAW